The proteins below come from a single Tigriopus californicus strain San Diego chromosome 3, Tcal_SD_v2.1, whole genome shotgun sequence genomic window:
- the LOC131877374 gene encoding exonuclease mut-7 homolog isoform X2 has product MVVRLISPLKVESARLASLVQVEVDRRNYSRAAAIATTLGVQTAFEFCDICVPCLLENAIERVEDYVEPHPELQIQLVQFLDGITTNNAAQLSALWRSYPWIQTKSPRLSGKSLGKLIERLLKKFELDPKMAPLHTKTRTFLAFRYQVLTKNEPTTRLENWRDLVGEFVGKDLELAYTLVNLLTNGRSIDPDFKEAQFWANKLDLDRRRLPYGIDDDFEDPLSGNGDDADENWDEDQNGGKFYALRLPRERILMIDTQPAFRDFLAVLAEETVSGYDSETLPMTSDGVALMQVAFPDQVFLLDANALSGKLSHEDWTGFVQGYFNNPNLLKLGFGLAPDLKNMERFHPAFANLRQTAKRVLDLDPLHRQLFLASNQVLIASYTSDNRGLSGFVESIFGLPLDKRDQISHWDKRPLSESQTIYAALDAFVLLDLYNQILALSEVRGQKDHVYKVIETTIKFGNKLEKNEKKLNSAEEKAMRKEMANLRLSQPVQPLNKEPISVRDIRIACDGMLQGLCKKLRLHGIDTRTIENFESTERLGEIAQEEKRMILTRGVKSFVKLKKFVPPGFILIIQDDLLDHQVEEVLHYFNIRMSPDDFFS; this is encoded by the exons ATGGTCGTACGCTTGATATCCCCGCTCAAAGTGGAATCCGCACGTTTGGCGTCCTTGGTGCAAGTCGAGGTGGATCGACGCAACTATTCGCGAGCGGCCGCCATCGCCACCACGTTGGGGGTTCAAACGGCCTTTGAATTCTGTGATATTTGCGTGCCATGCTTACTAGAGAATGCCATCGAACGGGTAGAGGACTATGTGGAACCCCATCCGGAACTGCAGATCCAGTTGGTCCAGTTTTTGGACGGGATAACCACAAATAATGCGGCGCAATTGTCGGCCTTATGGCGCTCCTACCCGTGGATTCAGACCAAAAGCCCGCGACTCTCGGGCAAATCCTTGGGCAAGCTCATCGAGAGGCTGCTCAAGAAGTTCGAGCTCGATCCGAAGATGGCGCCACTGCACACGAAAACCCGCACATTCCTGGCATTCCGATATCAAGTCTTGACCAAGAATGAGCCCACCACGC GATTGGAGAATTGGCGCGATCTGGTGGGCGAGTTCGTGGGCAAAGACCTGGAATTGGCATACACCCTCGTGAACCTTTTGACCAACGGCCGCTCGATCGATCCGGACTTCAAGGAGGCCCAGTTTTGGGCCAATAAGCTCGATCTCGATCGAAGACGACTGCCCTACGGGATCGATGACGATTTCGAGGATCCTCTCTCTGGAAACGGGGATGACGCGGATGAGAATTGGGATGAGGACCAGAATGGGGGCAAGTTTTACGCCCTGAGGCTGCCACGAGAACGCATCCTCATGATCGATACCCAACCCGCCTTTCGAGACTTTCTCGCCGTTTTGGCCGAAGAG ACTGTGTCCGGATACGATTCGGAGACGTTGCCCATGACCAGTGATGGTGTGGCCTTGATGCAAGTGGCCTTCCCCGATCAAGTGTTCCTGTTGGATGCCAATGCCCTGAGCGGGAAGCTTTCACACGAAGACTGGACGGGATTTGTCCAAGGATACTTCAACAACCCGAACTTGCTGAAGCTCGGTTTTGGCTTGGCCCCAGACCTCAAGAACATGGAGAGGTTCCACCCGGCCTTTGCCAATCTCCGTCAGAC GGCCAAGCGCGTTTTGGACTTGGACCCTCTTCACCGTCAGCTGTTCTTGGCCTCGAATCAGGTTTTGATTGCCAGCTACACATCCGACAATCGAGGGCTATCCGGATTCGTGGAGTCCATCTTTGGCTTGCCTTTGGATAAGCGCGATCAGATCTCGCATTGGGATAAGAGGCCCTTGTCAGAATCGCAAACCATTTATGCCGCCTTGGATGCCTTCGTTCTGTTGGATCTGTACAACCAGATATTGGCCTTGTCTGAGGTCAGAGGCCAAAAAGACCATGTCTACAAGGTCATTGAAACCACAATCAA GTTTGggaacaaattggaaaaaaacgagaagaaattgaattcgGCCGAGGAAAAGGCCATGAGGAAAGAAATGGCCAACCTTCGATTGTCCCAGCCTGTTCAGCCCTTGAACAAAGAGCCCATTTCCGTTCGAGACATCCGCATCGCCTGTGACGGAATGCTTCAG GGATTGTGCAAGAAGCTTCGCCTTCATGGCATTGACACGAGAACCATAGAGAATTTTGAGAGCACGGAACGCTTGGGCGAGATCGCTCAGGAAGAGAAGCGGATGATCCTGACTCGTGGCGTCAAATCATTCGTCAAGCTCAAAAAGTTCGTGCCTCCCGGGTTCATTTTGATCATCCAAGACGATTTGTTGGACCACCAG